A stretch of the Sulfuricurvum sp. genome encodes the following:
- a CDS encoding DUF2202 domain-containing protein gives MKRSIRLAIVTLFVLVWSLYAKTTTSSVGLSDTQKAALLFMYQEEKVARDVYITLGTKYPSASTFSNIALSEQTHMDSVENLCKKYNVDISKINEAVIGVFVLPELQNLYNILIVQGSTSLSAGLNVGVAIEEKDITDIVTYEQGMPADVVQVFENLRAGSYNHLSAFQTALTAIK, from the coding sequence ATGAAGAGAAGTATACGACTTGCCATAGTTACGTTGTTTGTGTTGGTTTGGTCTTTATATGCAAAGACGACAACTTCAAGTGTTGGATTGTCTGATACGCAAAAAGCAGCATTATTATTTATGTATCAGGAAGAGAAAGTTGCCCGAGATGTATACATTACCTTGGGTACTAAATATCCGAGTGCATCTACATTTTCAAATATTGCTTTATCAGAACAAACGCATATGGATTCTGTAGAAAACCTATGTAAGAAATACAATGTAGATATTTCAAAAATAAATGAGGCTGTGATTGGAGTATTTGTACTTCCGGAATTGCAAAATTTATATAATATCCTTATCGTTCAAGGATCGACTTCTTTATCTGCAGGATTAAATGTCGGTGTGGCGATTGAAGAAAAAGACATTACCGATATCGTTACATATGAGCAAGGTATGCCTGCAGATGTAGTGCAAGTATTTGAAAACCTGCGTGCAGGTTCCTATAATCATTTATCAGCATTTCAAACTGCCTTGACGGCTATTAAATAA
- the luxS gene encoding S-ribosylhomocysteine lyase — protein sequence MPLLDSFTVDHTIMPAPAVRRAKGMKTPKGDDITVFDLRFCRPNEAILSQEGIHTMEHLFAGFMRDHLNSDKTEIIDISPMGCRTGFYMSVIGTPSEEEVAEAWEASMKDVLAVEKQSDIPELNIYQCGTYTMHSLEDAKAIATEILRKDIDIMDNEALKLDIAKVD from the coding sequence ATGCCATTACTCGATAGCTTTACCGTTGATCACACTATTATGCCCGCACCTGCCGTACGACGTGCCAAAGGGATGAAAACGCCCAAAGGCGATGATATCACCGTATTTGACCTGCGTTTCTGCCGTCCTAACGAAGCCATCTTGTCACAAGAGGGCATCCATACGATGGAACATTTGTTTGCAGGATTTATGCGAGATCATCTCAACTCTGATAAGACGGAGATTATCGATATCTCTCCGATGGGATGCCGAACCGGTTTTTATATGAGTGTTATCGGGACTCCTAGCGAAGAAGAGGTCGCGGAAGCGTGGGAAGCATCGATGAAGGATGTTCTCGCCGTTGAAAAACAAAGTGATATTCCTGAGCTGAACATTTACCAGTGCGGGACCTACACAATGCATTCACTCGAAGATGCAAAAGCGATAGCAACCGAAATCTTACGCAAAGATATCGATATCATGGATAACGAAGCGTTAAAGCTTGATATAGCAAAGGTCGATTGA
- a CDS encoding HD domain-containing phosphohydrolase, whose protein sequence is MSFKLKTILLFLGISIIPYAVTMVLLGNSFRQEQYNAVTREMNTQLRLTVERIDQSLRTLQNDMAYIAKSDVMNDLYTQDLDHRISTALLSKKNDMKMKGNFFVLDSNNKVIASSDFSSISQIKKLDPFFSIPIYSSFTKTQIGMLVVTYPLENFRPYFSNSPERHYYIRHRDGTIALQPNIFEESLKVSLPLQNKPDLTIVLEEEKGYAYRLLYKYEQWFILLLIMGALFIATAAYYVATGLIRPIIALSNTAKKITRTQDYSQQVSVDRDDEIGQLSDAFNTMTGGMDKALHEITTLNKEIEETQREVVFTMGSIGESRSKETGNHVKRVAEYSKLLARYYGLSEEEAEMLRQASPMHDIGKVAIPDAVLNKPGRFDDEERRIMDTHAALGYEMLKHSNRPLLLMAATVAYEHHEKWDGTGYPRGLKEEEIHIYGRITALADVFDALGSDRVYKKAWDDERIFSLFREERARHFDPQLIDIFFAHLEEFLTIREQFKDL, encoded by the coding sequence ATGAGTTTTAAACTCAAAACCATTCTCCTTTTTTTAGGTATCAGCATTATTCCGTATGCCGTAACAATGGTTTTGCTCGGGAATTCATTTCGTCAGGAACAGTATAACGCCGTAACACGGGAGATGAATACCCAGTTGCGTCTAACGGTCGAGCGTATCGATCAATCCTTACGAACGCTTCAAAACGATATGGCATACATTGCCAAATCAGACGTCATGAATGACCTTTATACTCAGGATTTGGACCATCGAATCAGCACCGCATTGCTCTCCAAAAAAAATGATATGAAGATGAAAGGCAATTTTTTTGTGCTGGATTCCAATAACAAAGTTATTGCATCCAGTGACTTTAGCTCCATATCTCAAATCAAAAAATTGGATCCATTTTTTTCAATTCCCATCTATTCGAGTTTTACTAAAACACAGATCGGTATGCTCGTCGTTACGTATCCACTTGAAAATTTTCGTCCCTATTTTTCCAATTCGCCTGAACGTCATTATTACATCCGCCACCGTGACGGAACTATCGCACTTCAGCCGAATATATTTGAAGAGTCCCTCAAAGTTTCCCTTCCCCTTCAAAACAAACCCGATTTAACAATCGTTTTAGAAGAGGAAAAAGGGTATGCTTATAGATTGTTGTATAAATACGAACAGTGGTTTATTTTGCTTCTTATCATGGGGGCTCTTTTTATTGCCACTGCCGCCTATTATGTTGCGACCGGTCTTATTCGTCCTATCATTGCCCTATCCAATACTGCGAAAAAAATTACTCGAACCCAAGACTATTCACAACAGGTATCCGTTGACAGGGACGATGAAATCGGCCAGCTTTCTGATGCATTTAATACCATGACCGGCGGTATGGATAAAGCGCTACATGAAATTACCACGCTAAACAAAGAGATTGAAGAAACTCAGCGCGAAGTCGTTTTCACGATGGGTTCAATCGGTGAGAGCCGTTCCAAAGAAACGGGAAACCATGTAAAAAGGGTCGCAGAATATTCAAAACTTCTTGCACGATACTATGGACTCAGTGAAGAAGAGGCAGAAATGCTCAGACAGGCTTCTCCGATGCATGACATCGGCAAAGTTGCTATTCCCGATGCAGTCCTCAACAAACCGGGAAGATTTGATGACGAAGAGCGCCGTATCATGGATACACACGCTGCATTGGGCTATGAAATGCTCAAACACTCGAATCGCCCACTGCTTCTTATGGCCGCGACAGTAGCATACGAACATCACGAAAAGTGGGATGGGACCGGATACCCAAGAGGACTAAAAGAAGAAGAGATACATATTTATGGCCGTATTACTGCATTGGCAGATGTATTTGACGCACTGGGAAGCGATCGTGTTTACAAAAAAGCATGGGATGATGAACGGATTTTTTCTCTATTCAGGGAAGAGCGTGCACGGCATTTCGATCCGCAGCTTATTGATATCTTTTTTGCCCATTTAGAGGAATTCCTCACTATACGTGAACAATTTAAAGACCTCTAG
- a CDS encoding thiamine pyrophosphate-dependent enzyme, translated as MSEIKKIKNLKEFSTSADRFEGANLLCPGCAHSIIVREVLNATNDDLILAASTGCLEVCTAVYPYTSWDASWIHIGFENGSSAVAGAEAMYKALKTKGRLKQPDRVPKFVAFGGDGATYDIGFQWISGCFERGHNMMYVCLDNEVYANTGGQRSSSTPIGASATTTPAGRVSYGEKKNKKDMMGIMAAHGAPYVAQVAPNKWKDMVAKIQKGFAAEGPVFINAMSACTTEWKFAPEDTIAISDLATDSLVFPLYEIINGTELNITYRPKNIIPVRDYLGAQGRFKHLFTKQYEYLIDEWQTRVDKEWERLQRREEARV; from the coding sequence ATGTCAGAAATTAAAAAAATTAAAAACCTCAAAGAGTTCTCCACTTCGGCGGATCGCTTTGAAGGGGCTAACCTTCTTTGCCCGGGCTGTGCCCACTCGATTATCGTCCGTGAAGTGTTAAATGCAACGAACGATGATTTGATCCTTGCAGCTTCAACAGGATGTTTGGAAGTATGTACGGCAGTTTATCCATATACTTCATGGGATGCTTCATGGATTCACATCGGATTCGAAAACGGCTCATCTGCAGTAGCAGGTGCGGAAGCGATGTATAAAGCGCTTAAAACCAAAGGTCGTTTAAAACAACCGGATCGCGTACCTAAATTCGTCGCATTCGGCGGTGACGGTGCAACGTACGATATCGGTTTCCAATGGATTTCAGGATGTTTCGAGCGCGGACATAACATGATGTACGTATGTTTGGACAATGAAGTGTATGCAAATACCGGTGGACAGCGTTCATCATCTACACCTATCGGTGCGTCGGCTACTACAACTCCTGCCGGACGCGTGAGCTACGGTGAGAAGAAAAACAAAAAAGACATGATGGGAATTATGGCGGCACACGGTGCTCCATACGTCGCGCAAGTCGCTCCGAACAAATGGAAAGATATGGTCGCAAAAATCCAAAAAGGATTTGCAGCAGAGGGTCCGGTTTTCATCAATGCGATGTCTGCATGTACGACCGAGTGGAAATTTGCGCCGGAAGATACAATCGCCATCTCTGATTTGGCAACCGATTCATTGGTATTCCCATTGTATGAAATCATCAACGGTACGGAATTGAACATTACGTACCGTCCTAAAAATATTATCCCGGTTCGTGATTATCTTGGTGCACAAGGGCGTTTCAAACACCTTTTCACCAAACAATACGAATACCTTATCGATGAGTGGCAAACACGTGTCGATAAAGAGTGGGAACGTCTTCAACGTCGTGAAGAGGCACGTGTCTAA
- a CDS encoding phosphatase PAP2 family protein, with product MSAVKNIWVSALILLLSILFFGLSGTDIWVQKHFYNPSTHQWIVDTNNPVLKFIFYDGIKRLLIILNVLVLIGLIAWWKKPFLLPYKRGLVIVVLSSIFVPLLVSSLKAVTNIPCPKSLEIFDGTYPHTCVWEKYPSDFCQKQKQKCWPAGHASGGFALLSLIFLFRTRKAKIASVALAMVIGWSMGSYKMLIGDHFLSHTFITMIMAWLIISIIVAILNRMEQKGVIALHTRGL from the coding sequence ATGTCCGCCGTTAAAAATATTTGGGTTAGTGCCCTGATATTGCTTCTTTCGATCCTCTTTTTCGGATTGAGCGGAACCGATATCTGGGTGCAAAAACATTTTTATAATCCTAGTACCCATCAATGGATCGTGGATACCAACAATCCCGTTCTCAAATTTATTTTTTATGACGGGATCAAGCGTTTATTGATTATTCTCAATGTGTTGGTACTCATCGGATTGATTGCGTGGTGGAAAAAACCGTTTCTGCTCCCCTATAAAAGAGGATTGGTAATCGTTGTCTTATCGTCTATTTTTGTCCCTTTGCTTGTCAGCAGTTTGAAAGCGGTGACGAATATTCCATGCCCTAAAAGTTTGGAAATTTTTGACGGAACCTATCCGCACACGTGTGTTTGGGAAAAATATCCGAGTGATTTTTGCCAAAAACAGAAACAAAAATGCTGGCCGGCAGGACATGCCAGCGGTGGATTCGCTCTATTATCGCTTATTTTTTTGTTCCGGACCCGCAAAGCGAAAATCGCCTCTGTCGCTTTGGCTATGGTGATCGGGTGGAGCATGGGAAGCTATAAGATGTTGATCGGAGATCATTTTCTGAGCCACACGTTTATAACGATGATAATGGCGTGGCTGATTATTTCAATTATTGTTGCAATTCTAAATCGTATGGAACAAAAAGGTGTGATAGCTCTGCATACTAGAGGTCTTTAA
- a CDS encoding peptide-binding protein, whose protein sequence is MKFVLLLLQSVWLIASTLHLSASTNPARLNPLIATDSASASISGFIFNALVKYDESGQKIIGDLAESYRFVTPTIIEFKLRHGVKWQDGEPFTAADVLFTYDLIKSPKTITPYASDFRVIKNVRIVDDYTVRVTYEKPYFKALEVWMMGIVPRHILIHDTDIMSSTFNTHPIGTGPYILKQLEFSKQIVLEANPEYFEHRPKIDKIVFHVISDPMTRFLMLKSGQIDVDSLEPMQYERQLDKSFKKNFATLELPSHSYTYLGFNLRLKKFQDPRVRQALSLAIDRQKLIDILFLKHGRVCTGPFLPGSKGFNDSIQAPKQNLSQAKALLKEAGYDSVHPFEFEIATSNSNAIRPYAAEIIQRQLLEIGVKVTLRVMEWQAFLNTVVAPRKFDTVLLGWSLSLTPDPYALWHSESDVQGGFNLVGYHSASTDRLIERMESSTDPETIAALQRQIFASIVGDNPYLFLVIPNEINVYSRRLSGIKPTINGIWEDYIDWEKK, encoded by the coding sequence TTGAAATTTGTACTACTTCTTTTACAAAGTGTTTGGCTGATAGCATCGACACTTCATCTCAGTGCCTCCACGAATCCGGCACGCCTTAATCCCCTTATCGCAACCGATTCGGCGAGTGCTTCTATCTCCGGATTTATCTTTAATGCACTGGTCAAATACGATGAAAGCGGTCAAAAAATTATCGGCGATTTGGCCGAATCGTATCGCTTCGTCACCCCTACGATTATTGAGTTTAAGCTTCGACACGGGGTCAAATGGCAGGATGGAGAACCTTTCACCGCCGCAGATGTACTTTTTACGTATGATCTGATTAAATCCCCTAAAACGATTACCCCTTATGCCTCCGACTTTCGGGTCATAAAAAACGTCAGAATCGTAGATGATTATACGGTGCGTGTAACGTATGAAAAACCGTATTTCAAAGCATTGGAAGTGTGGATGATGGGGATTGTACCGCGCCATATTCTGATTCATGATACCGATATAATGAGTTCAACGTTTAATACTCATCCCATAGGGACGGGTCCCTATATTTTGAAACAGCTGGAGTTTTCAAAACAGATTGTTTTAGAAGCAAATCCGGAATATTTTGAACACAGACCGAAGATTGATAAAATCGTTTTTCATGTCATCAGTGATCCGATGACACGGTTTTTGATGCTGAAATCGGGTCAAATCGATGTGGATTCGCTCGAGCCGATGCAGTATGAACGGCAGCTGGATAAAAGCTTCAAAAAGAATTTTGCAACGCTGGAACTCCCTTCGCACAGCTATACCTATTTGGGATTCAACCTCCGGCTTAAAAAATTTCAAGATCCCCGTGTCCGTCAAGCCTTATCTTTGGCCATTGACCGACAGAAATTGATCGATATTTTGTTTTTAAAACACGGACGTGTATGTACGGGTCCTTTTTTACCCGGAAGCAAAGGATTTAATGATTCTATACAAGCGCCGAAACAAAATCTGAGTCAGGCAAAAGCACTGCTCAAAGAAGCAGGGTATGATTCGGTGCATCCGTTTGAGTTTGAGATAGCAACCTCCAATTCAAATGCTATCCGTCCGTATGCCGCAGAGATCATACAACGGCAATTGCTCGAAATCGGAGTTAAAGTGACGTTGCGGGTCATGGAATGGCAGGCATTTTTAAACACGGTTGTCGCTCCGCGTAAATTTGATACCGTGTTGCTCGGATGGTCGCTCTCCCTAACCCCTGATCCGTATGCGTTGTGGCATTCCGAGAGTGATGTACAGGGAGGGTTCAATTTGGTCGGGTATCATTCTGCCTCCACGGACAGATTGATTGAGCGGATGGAGAGTTCAACCGACCCTGAGACGATTGCCGCATTACAGCGTCAGATTTTTGCCTCTATCGTCGGGGATAATCCTTATTTGTTTTTGGTCATCCCGAATGAGATTAATGTGTACAGCCGTCGTCTTTCAGGAATCAAACCGACGATTAACGGAATTTGGGAAGATTATATTGATTGGGAGAAGAAATGA
- a CDS encoding pyruvate flavodoxin oxidoreductase subunit gamma — MLEIRWHSRAGQGAVTGAKGLADVVSTTGKHVQAFAFYGSAKRGAAMTAYNRVDDKVVMNHEKFMRPDYVLVIDPALVYVADITANEKDNTIYIVTTHMSTDELIASQPKLEGRKVYTVDCIKIAQETIGKAIPNTPMLGALMKVSGMYDIEFFKESMIKVLKKLPQKIIDANMIAIQRAYDEVK; from the coding sequence ATGCTAGAAATTCGATGGCATAGTCGAGCCGGACAAGGTGCCGTAACAGGTGCAAAAGGTCTTGCTGACGTTGTATCTACCACCGGTAAGCATGTTCAGGCATTTGCGTTTTACGGTTCAGCGAAACGTGGAGCAGCTATGACAGCGTATAACCGTGTCGACGATAAAGTGGTTATGAACCACGAAAAATTTATGAGACCTGACTATGTTTTGGTTATTGACCCTGCGTTAGTATACGTAGCAGACATTACGGCAAACGAAAAAGATAATACTATTTATATCGTTACGACCCACATGAGTACGGATGAGCTGATTGCGTCTCAACCAAAATTGGAAGGTAGAAAAGTTTATACGGTCGACTGTATTAAAATTGCTCAAGAAACAATCGGTAAAGCGATCCCTAATACACCTATGTTGGGTGCATTGATGAAAGTATCCGGTATGTATGATATTGAGTTTTTCAAAGAGAGTATGATTAAAGTACTTAAAAAATTGCCTCAAAAAATTATCGATGCTAATATGATCGCGATTCAACGCGCGTATGATGAAGTGAAATAA
- a CDS encoding 2-oxoacid:ferredoxin oxidoreductase subunit alpha produces the protein MADTMELRDIEVWDGNMAASQALRQVQVDVVAAYPITPSTPIVENYAGFTANGYVDGEFVMTESEHGAMSCCIGAAAAGGRVATATSSQGFALMVETLYSASGMRLPIVLNVVNRAIGAPLNVNGDHSDMYMGRDSGWIQLDSYCPQNAYDLNFIAFRVSEDHDVRLPAMVHQDGFMTSHTAQGVHTLTDEAAYNFVGQYKPMNDMLDLDHPVTHGVQTEEDWHFEHKARQQHALMTAVLPKIQAAFDDFEKLTGRKYNIVEAYDMEDAEVAVVCMGTSVETAREVAEEMRAQGIKAGVVGIRVFRPWPLEQLAAVLKDVKAIAALDRSSPHGTVGALFNEISGTLFNTDTKAVLTNYIYGLGGRDLTKAHLVSIYTDLKANADAGKVTTPLQQYIGLRGPKLSFF, from the coding sequence ATGGCAGATACAATGGAACTACGCGATATTGAAGTCTGGGACGGTAATATGGCGGCAAGCCAAGCGCTTCGTCAGGTACAAGTTGACGTTGTTGCTGCTTACCCGATTACCCCATCGACTCCTATCGTAGAAAATTATGCCGGTTTTACGGCAAACGGCTATGTTGACGGTGAATTCGTTATGACAGAATCAGAACACGGTGCAATGTCATGTTGTATCGGTGCTGCTGCTGCGGGCGGACGTGTAGCAACTGCTACCAGTTCACAAGGATTTGCGTTGATGGTAGAGACTCTTTACTCTGCATCGGGAATGCGCTTACCGATCGTTCTTAACGTTGTTAACCGTGCTATCGGTGCGCCGTTGAACGTAAACGGCGACCATTCGGATATGTATATGGGACGCGATAGCGGTTGGATTCAACTTGATTCGTATTGCCCGCAAAACGCATATGATTTGAACTTCATTGCGTTTAGAGTATCAGAAGACCATGATGTCCGTTTACCGGCTATGGTTCATCAAGACGGATTTATGACGTCTCACACGGCTCAAGGGGTTCACACCCTAACAGACGAAGCGGCATACAATTTCGTGGGTCAATACAAACCGATGAACGATATGCTCGATCTTGACCATCCGGTAACCCATGGGGTACAAACGGAAGAAGATTGGCATTTCGAACACAAAGCACGTCAGCAACATGCTTTGATGACCGCAGTATTGCCAAAAATCCAAGCAGCATTTGATGATTTTGAAAAATTGACCGGTCGTAAATATAACATTGTTGAAGCTTACGATATGGAAGATGCGGAAGTAGCAGTCGTCTGTATGGGTACGTCGGTTGAAACGGCTCGCGAAGTGGCTGAAGAGATGCGCGCTCAGGGTATCAAAGCGGGTGTTGTCGGTATCCGTGTATTCCGTCCATGGCCGTTGGAACAACTTGCGGCTGTACTCAAAGACGTTAAAGCGATTGCAGCATTGGATCGCTCAAGCCCGCACGGTACGGTTGGAGCACTTTTCAATGAGATTTCAGGTACGTTGTTTAACACCGATACCAAAGCGGTATTGACGAACTATATCTACGGATTGGGCGGACGTGACTTGACCAAAGCACACTTAGTGAGTATCTATACAGATCTTAAAGCAAATGCGGATGCCGGTAAAGTTACCACTCCGTTACAGCAGTACATCGGTCTTCGCGGACCGAAACTCTCTTTTTTCTAA
- a CDS encoding HAD family hydrolase → MKKIILFDLDGTLIDSTEAILESFHHTLKAHGMAKTVSDEMITSQIGHTLETMFAAVGIDAERIEMHVTTYKLYYRKISRQKTVLLPGAAEAIREASSFARLGIVTTKTGLYSRELMEHFELMHYFETLVGREHVEYAKPHPEPIFKALEQMGNPSSHVWMIGDTLLDIEASNRAGINCVAVTSGYDNAEQLLTLTDIIKSDALEAVRYIAQRG, encoded by the coding sequence ATGAAAAAAATTATTTTGTTTGATTTAGACGGAACTTTGATCGATTCGACCGAAGCGATTTTAGAGAGTTTCCATCATACGCTTAAAGCTCATGGTATGGCAAAAACAGTAAGTGACGAGATGATCACATCACAGATCGGACATACGTTAGAAACAATGTTCGCAGCTGTAGGAATAGATGCCGAACGTATCGAAATGCATGTGACGACCTATAAATTGTATTACCGTAAGATATCGCGTCAAAAGACGGTGTTGCTACCCGGTGCTGCAGAAGCGATTCGTGAAGCATCATCCTTTGCACGATTAGGAATTGTTACGACGAAGACAGGGCTGTATTCACGAGAACTGATGGAACATTTTGAGTTGATGCACTATTTTGAGACATTGGTAGGGCGGGAACATGTCGAATATGCAAAGCCCCATCCTGAGCCGATTTTTAAAGCTTTGGAGCAGATGGGAAATCCGTCTTCTCATGTGTGGATGATCGGAGATACGCTTTTGGATATCGAAGCATCCAACCGTGCAGGGATCAACTGCGTTGCGGTTACAAGCGGTTATGATAATGCAGAACAATTACTCACATTAACAGATATTATAAAATCTGATGCTCTCGAAGCGGTTAGATACATTGCCCAGAGGGGCTGA
- a CDS encoding phosphoethanolamine--lipid A transferase — translation MLFSFSKPLRARTVIISVALMLVVFANGVFFKHVSEVYPLAGGNILFVLSLAIVLLCVTVIVLTLLSWRYTLKPVLITILLVSSLVAYFMDAYDVVIDNHMIQNLLETNIKESVDLLSFKQVLYFVLLGVIPSVIVYRLKIVPTSFKETLVDKAKVIGIALVFAIVVIFSFSKYYTSFFREHKPLRYYANPAYYLYSIGHYAAETFSHPYSGIAPIGQDAVISPANEPRKLMILVVGEAVRWDHFGLNGYARDTTPQLRKEDIINFTQFTSCGTETAVSVPCMFSPFGREHYEKEQALHTENVLDVLKRAGVNILWRENNSDSKGVAKRVQFEDYQTSEKNTMCDDGECRDEGMLVGLQEYIDTHPKGDIVIVLHQMGNHGPAYYKRYPKEFEKYTPVCKTNQLEQCTKDEITNAYDNTILYTDTFLSKVIGLLKTNDEHFATGMFYLSDHGESLGENGLYLHGFPYSIAPEAQKHVPAVMWFGKHSNINKAQMTASAKEPHSQDSLFHTLLGFMDVNTTIYQPELDLLHVRR, via the coding sequence GTGTTATTTTCTTTTTCCAAGCCCCTCAGAGCACGAACAGTTATCATTTCCGTTGCATTAATGCTGGTCGTTTTTGCGAACGGAGTCTTTTTTAAGCACGTATCTGAAGTCTATCCTCTTGCAGGCGGGAACATTCTATTCGTTCTCTCATTGGCGATTGTGTTGTTGTGTGTAACCGTAATCGTTTTAACCTTATTGAGTTGGCGCTACACCCTCAAACCAGTCTTAATCACTATTTTGCTCGTCTCATCTTTAGTCGCCTATTTTATGGATGCCTATGATGTCGTTATTGACAACCATATGATCCAAAACCTCTTAGAGACGAATATTAAAGAATCGGTTGATTTGCTGAGCTTCAAACAGGTGCTCTATTTTGTCCTTTTAGGGGTTATCCCCTCAGTGATTGTCTATCGCCTAAAAATTGTACCTACATCGTTTAAAGAGACTCTTGTTGACAAGGCAAAAGTGATAGGGATCGCACTTGTTTTTGCTATTGTGGTGATTTTTTCGTTCAGTAAATATTACACCTCTTTTTTCCGGGAACATAAACCGTTGCGCTATTACGCCAATCCGGCCTACTATCTCTATTCGATCGGCCATTATGCGGCTGAAACGTTTTCTCACCCGTATTCCGGAATTGCGCCGATCGGTCAGGATGCAGTGATTTCTCCCGCCAACGAGCCGCGCAAACTGATGATACTTGTAGTCGGTGAAGCGGTGCGATGGGATCATTTCGGCCTAAACGGGTATGCACGCGATACGACGCCGCAGCTTCGAAAAGAAGATATTATCAATTTTACCCAGTTTACCTCATGCGGAACCGAAACGGCCGTTTCGGTTCCATGTATGTTCTCTCCGTTTGGACGTGAGCATTATGAAAAAGAGCAGGCGTTGCATACGGAAAATGTTTTGGATGTACTCAAACGTGCCGGTGTGAATATCTTATGGCGCGAAAACAATTCCGATTCAAAAGGGGTTGCAAAGCGGGTTCAGTTTGAAGATTATCAAACGTCAGAAAAAAATACGATGTGCGATGACGGAGAGTGTCGTGATGAGGGGATGTTAGTCGGATTGCAAGAGTATATCGACACCCATCCGAAAGGGGACATTGTAATTGTCCTACATCAGATGGGCAATCACGGTCCTGCGTATTACAAACGGTACCCGAAAGAATTTGAGAAATATACTCCGGTGTGCAAGACCAATCAGCTCGAGCAATGTACAAAAGATGAAATTACCAATGCGTATGATAATACCATCCTTTATACGGATACCTTTTTGTCAAAAGTAATCGGATTGCTTAAAACGAATGATGAGCATTTTGCAACAGGGATGTTCTATCTCAGCGATCATGGTGAATCGTTAGGGGAAAACGGTTTGTATCTGCACGGATTCCCTTATAGCATTGCCCCGGAAGCGCAAAAACATGTTCCGGCCGTAATGTGGTTTGGAAAACACTCCAACATCAACAAAGCACAAATGACGGCTTCTGCCAAAGAACCTCATAGTCAAGATTCACTCTTCCATACCCTCTTGGGCTTTATGGATGTGAATACCACCATATATCAGCCTGAACTCGATTTATTGCATGTCCGCCGTTAA
- a CDS encoding 4Fe-4S dicluster-binding protein, protein MEKKGWDGFEIGAMLRSFDGATRDIATTLPENRPYSVSNSFTASVADWRIEKPLFNKDYCIDCQFCWVYCPDMSIIARDKKMIGIDFDHCKGCGICVEVCPTNPKSLLMFPEQKDEETALAEWPKKEKKADTEVKED, encoded by the coding sequence ATGGAAAAAAAAGGATGGGATGGGTTCGAAATCGGTGCCATGCTCCGATCGTTTGACGGAGCTACACGCGATATCGCGACTACGCTTCCCGAAAATCGCCCTTATTCAGTATCAAACTCATTTACGGCGAGTGTTGCTGACTGGCGTATTGAAAAACCTTTGTTTAACAAAGACTACTGCATTGATTGTCAGTTCTGCTGGGTTTATTGTCCGGATATGTCGATCATTGCTCGTGATAAAAAAATGATCGGAATCGATTTTGACCATTGTAAAGGGTGCGGGATCTGCGTAGAAGTATGTCCGACAAACCCAAAATCATTATTGATGTTCCCTGAACAAAAAGATGAAGAAACAGCGCTTGCCGAATGGCCTAAAAAAGAGAAAAAAGCTGATACCGAAGTGAAGGAAGACTAA